The following proteins are co-located in the Komagataeibacter sp. FNDCF1 genome:
- a CDS encoding NupC/NupG family nucleoside CNT transporter, with amino-acid sequence MHVRGFFGVVSLICIGIVFSTERRHISARVIVPCLLLQAGIGVLVLRVPAGQAALRAVADMVTGILSYGSAGSRFLFGALAGPRMAAVFPDAPYVFAFQVLPSLVYVSALIAVLYHFGIMQAFARVLGRGVQGLLGTSPVESFGAIITIFVGQSELPVALGPYLATMSGTELFSAMCSGTASISGATLIGYFGLGIPAEYLVAASFMAIPGGLLFGKLLEPRLPDGPVSPVNAAGRARHRAFFEALMEGALKGTHTAVAVAAMLVACIGLIALVNGGLQAAGSHVGLPALSLEYLMGFMFAPLAWLLGVPGPECGMVGSVLGLKVVLNEFVAYMRLGPDIQAGRLSQRAAAIASFALCGFANLSSLGLLVAAFGSQCPDRREEVARKSARAVLAGMLSNLMSAAIAGIIIP; translated from the coding sequence ATGCATGTCCGTGGTTTTTTCGGCGTCGTGTCATTGATATGCATCGGCATCGTCTTCTCCACGGAGCGCAGGCACATCAGCGCGCGCGTCATCGTTCCGTGCCTGCTGCTTCAGGCGGGCATCGGGGTTCTCGTGCTGCGTGTACCTGCGGGGCAGGCCGCGTTGCGGGCAGTGGCGGACATGGTGACCGGCATCCTGTCCTATGGCAGCGCAGGATCACGTTTCCTGTTCGGCGCGCTTGCCGGCCCCCGCATGGCGGCGGTCTTTCCCGACGCGCCCTATGTCTTTGCCTTTCAGGTCCTGCCTTCGCTTGTCTATGTCAGTGCGCTGATTGCCGTTCTGTACCATTTCGGGATCATGCAGGCCTTCGCACGGGTGCTGGGGCGTGGGGTGCAGGGGCTGCTCGGCACGTCACCCGTTGAGTCCTTTGGCGCGATCATCACCATCTTCGTGGGGCAGAGCGAACTGCCGGTAGCGCTCGGCCCCTATCTGGCCACCATGAGCGGGACGGAACTGTTCAGCGCCATGTGCAGCGGCACGGCCTCCATCTCCGGCGCGACCCTTATCGGCTATTTCGGGCTTGGCATCCCGGCGGAATATCTTGTTGCCGCTTCCTTCATGGCCATTCCGGGCGGGTTGCTGTTTGGCAAGCTGCTGGAGCCCCGCCTGCCGGATGGCCCGGTCAGCCCGGTCAATGCGGCAGGCCGCGCCCGTCATCGCGCCTTTTTCGAAGCCCTGATGGAAGGCGCACTGAAGGGGACGCATACCGCCGTGGCGGTGGCGGCCATGCTTGTCGCCTGTATCGGGTTGATTGCGCTGGTCAACGGGGGACTGCAGGCGGCGGGGAGCCATGTCGGCCTGCCTGCGCTGTCACTGGAATACCTGATGGGATTTATGTTCGCTCCCCTCGCCTGGCTGCTGGGCGTGCCCGGGCCGGAATGTGGCATGGTCGGGTCGGTACTGGGGCTGAAGGTGGTGCTGAACGAATTCGTAGCCTACATGCGCCTCGGGCCGGACATACAGGCGGGGCGGCTGTCGCAGCGGGCGGCGGCAATCGCGTCCTTTGCCCTGTGCGGGTTCGCCAACCTCAGTTCGCTGGGGCTGCTTGTTGCGGCCTTTGGCAGCCAGTGCCCCGACCGGCGGGAAGAAGTCGCCCGCAAAAGCGCGCGCGCCGTGCTGGCGGGCATGCTGTCCAACCTGATGAGCGCCGCCATTGCGGGCATCATCATTCCATAG
- a CDS encoding TetR/AcrR family transcriptional regulator: MARPRTIDRDNVLDCAEQLVQRRGAAALTLDAVAKEAGITKGGLQYCFGSKDDLVTALIDRWIAGFDAQVARNAGASPTIAGRVAAYVAACGQYDAAGHARMVGMLVTLLQSPRYLQRMRAWYAGWFHDCTPDSDAGRRARTAIFAAEGAFFLRSLGFIEMDEAEWQNVFADFQKLAS; encoded by the coding sequence ATGGCGCGCCCCAGGACCATAGACCGCGACAATGTGCTGGACTGTGCCGAACAGCTTGTCCAGCGCAGGGGCGCCGCCGCTCTGACGCTGGACGCCGTGGCAAAGGAAGCCGGCATTACCAAGGGTGGCCTGCAGTACTGCTTTGGCAGCAAGGATGACCTGGTTACCGCCCTGATTGACCGCTGGATCGCGGGATTCGATGCGCAGGTGGCCCGCAACGCCGGTGCTAGCCCGACGATTGCCGGGCGTGTGGCGGCCTATGTCGCGGCCTGTGGCCAGTATGACGCGGCCGGGCATGCGCGGATGGTCGGCATGCTTGTCACCCTGCTTCAGTCACCCCGCTACCTGCAGCGCATGCGGGCGTGGTATGCGGGCTGGTTCCATGACTGCACGCCTGATTCGGATGCGGGGCGCCGGGCCCGTACCGCGATTTTTGCGGCGGAAGGGGCGTTTTTCCTGCGGAGCCTGGGCTTTATTGAAATGGATGAAGCGGAATGGCAAAACGTCTTCGCCGATTTCCAGAAGCTGGCTTCATAG